In the Campylobacter showae genome, one interval contains:
- a CDS encoding pyrimidine dimer DNA glycosylase/endonuclease V — protein MRLWTISFKYLDAKGLVALWREALLAKNVLAGLTKGYKNHPQLDRFYAHENAQSAINAYLAEVYAQACTRGYKFDAAKVGEFDERNSAKIAVSRGQIEYEFAFLQEKLKSRDVKTYERNLSVKNIEIASIFKEVEGGIEPWEKVKI, from the coding sequence ATGAGGCTTTGGACGATAAGCTTTAAATATCTAGATGCAAAGGGGCTAGTCGCACTTTGGCGCGAGGCGCTGCTAGCTAAAAACGTGCTAGCTGGGCTTACTAAAGGCTACAAAAATCACCCGCAGCTTGACCGCTTTTACGCTCACGAAAACGCGCAGTCAGCGATAAATGCGTATCTGGCGGAGGTTTATGCGCAGGCCTGCACTCGCGGGTATAAATTTGACGCGGCAAAAGTGGGCGAATTTGACGAGCGAAATTCAGCCAAAATAGCCGTCTCTCGCGGACAGATAGAGTATGAATTCGCCTTTTTACAAGAGAAGCTAAAATCGCGCGACGTCAAGACTTACGAGCGAAATTTAAGCGTTAAAAATATAGAAATCGCGAGCATTTTTAAAGAGGTCGAGGGCGGAATCGAGCCGTGGGAAAAGGTAAAAATTTAG
- a CDS encoding YcxB family protein has product MSNLKADFEIKPSAEYKAMTREVGKIVYKGDKFMRNIRICDFTASALGMFFITLLCVKFYFRELSDLLRDYGFSGVKNLAYLSWMAAFFTLLYATGLRPWLLTRALINKANYGEFGQKSVILEDEFFVQKSKFGEGRYFYNAISDARYVGNFLVVIIANSMFCTVPREAFADGGAEFLSEIKKRAGLDA; this is encoded by the coding sequence ATGTCAAATTTAAAAGCCGACTTTGAGATAAAGCCTAGCGCCGAGTATAAAGCCATGACGCGCGAGGTAGGCAAGATAGTCTATAAGGGCGATAAATTTATGCGAAACATACGTATATGCGACTTTACGGCGTCGGCTCTTGGCATGTTTTTTATCACGCTTTTGTGCGTCAAATTTTACTTCAGGGAGCTTAGCGACTTGCTTAGAGATTACGGTTTTAGCGGCGTGAAAAATCTAGCCTACCTATCGTGGATGGCCGCGTTTTTTACTCTGCTCTACGCTACTGGACTGCGGCCTTGGCTGCTTACTCGCGCGCTGATAAATAAAGCAAACTACGGCGAATTCGGGCAAAAAAGCGTGATCTTAGAGGATGAGTTTTTCGTGCAAAAAAGCAAATTCGGCGAGGGTAGATATTTTTATAACGCCATCAGCGATGCCCGCTACGTCGGTAATTTCCTCGTCGTTATCATCGCAAACTCCATGTTTTGTACCGTGCCGCGCGAGGCTTTCGCAGACGGCGGGGCGGAGTTTTTAAGCGAGATAAAAAAGCGCGCGGGACTAGACGCTTAA
- a CDS encoding formate--tetrahydrofolate ligase, which yields MLSDREIEASAKPQNIVKIGAKLGLGEEALDTFGKLKAKIEPRLGSASGANLILVTATNPTPYGEGKTTVTVGLSDGLARIGKRVCAALREPSLGPVFGIKGGATGGGYSQVTPSEDINLHFNGDFHAITSANNLIAAMLDNHIHHGNALNIDPARVVFKRCMDMNDRSLREIEIGLEKSNKFTRKDGFVITAASEIMAILCLATDLKNLKERVENIVVAYDKEGGLVRAKSLNCADAVCVLLKEAIKPNLVQTLEGTPVLIHGGPFANIAHGCNSVIATKTALNLADYVVTEAGFGAELGAQKFLDIKCRTAGLAPKCVVLVSTVRSLKYNGGCDKDGISQPNLDALKLGGENLKAHIENLKNFNQNVIVALNKFASDADDEIAHVRALCEESGAEFSVCEGFLKGSAGTEDLAKKVAQICEKPAREINFTYDPADPVKTKIEKIATKIYGAKDVVFSPRAQEDLAEISRLGFESMPVCVAKTQYSFSSDAKLLGRPKGFSFEVSALEIRGGAGFIVAVSGSTMLMPGLPKVPAAEHMRVE from the coding sequence ATGCTAAGCGACAGAGAAATAGAAGCGAGCGCAAAGCCGCAAAATATCGTAAAAATCGGCGCAAAACTGGGGCTAGGCGAGGAGGCGCTAGACACCTTCGGTAAGCTAAAAGCCAAGATCGAGCCGCGACTAGGCAGCGCGTCCGGCGCAAATCTCATCCTAGTTACCGCGACCAATCCGACGCCGTACGGCGAGGGCAAAACGACCGTGACCGTCGGGCTATCAGACGGCTTAGCGCGTATCGGCAAACGCGTGTGCGCCGCGCTTAGAGAGCCGAGCCTGGGGCCGGTTTTCGGTATAAAGGGCGGAGCGACGGGCGGCGGCTACTCGCAAGTGACGCCTAGCGAGGATATCAACCTGCACTTTAACGGCGACTTTCACGCTATCACCTCGGCAAATAACCTCATCGCGGCGATGCTAGATAATCACATCCACCACGGCAACGCCCTAAATATCGACCCTGCGCGCGTCGTTTTCAAGCGCTGCATGGATATGAACGACCGCTCGCTAAGAGAGATCGAGATCGGCCTTGAAAAGAGCAATAAATTTACCCGCAAGGACGGCTTCGTAATCACCGCCGCTAGCGAAATAATGGCGATCCTATGCCTAGCAACCGACCTAAAAAATCTAAAAGAGCGCGTCGAAAATATCGTCGTCGCCTACGATAAAGAGGGCGGTCTCGTGCGCGCAAAATCCCTAAACTGCGCCGACGCCGTCTGCGTACTGCTAAAAGAGGCGATAAAACCAAACCTCGTGCAGACGCTTGAGGGTACGCCCGTGCTCATCCACGGCGGACCGTTTGCAAACATCGCGCACGGCTGCAACAGCGTGATCGCGACCAAAACGGCGCTAAATTTAGCGGACTACGTCGTAACCGAGGCGGGTTTTGGCGCTGAGCTGGGAGCGCAAAAATTCCTCGATATCAAGTGCCGCACCGCAGGTCTCGCGCCAAAATGCGTCGTGCTAGTAAGCACCGTCCGCTCGCTAAAATATAACGGCGGTTGCGACAAAGACGGTATCTCGCAGCCAAATTTAGACGCGCTAAAGCTAGGCGGCGAAAACCTAAAAGCCCATATAGAAAATCTCAAAAACTTTAACCAAAACGTCATCGTCGCGCTAAATAAATTCGCCTCGGACGCGGACGACGAGATCGCCCACGTACGCGCTCTTTGCGAGGAGTCTGGGGCTGAGTTTAGCGTGTGCGAGGGCTTTTTAAAGGGAAGTGCGGGCACGGAGGATCTAGCCAAAAAAGTCGCGCAAATCTGCGAAAAACCGGCTCGCGAGATAAACTTTACCTACGACCCCGCCGACCCCGTCAAAACCAAGATCGAAAAGATCGCGACTAAAATTTACGGCGCCAAAGACGTCGTCTTTAGCCCGCGCGCGCAGGAGGATCTGGCCGAGATTTCGCGCCTAGGCTTTGAGAGTATGCCCGTTTGCGTCGCAAAGACGCAGTATAGCTTTAGCTCGGATGCTAAGCTACTAGGACGGCCGAAGGGCTTTAGCTTCGAGGTTAGCGCGCTTGAGATCAGGGGCGGAGCGGGCTTTATCGTGGCGGTTAGCGGATCGACTATGCTGATGCCGGGACTGCCTAAAGTGCCTGCCGCCGAGCATATGAGAGTGGAGTAA
- a CDS encoding SLC13 family permease, whose translation MANPHIPIDRRTNRVELIGLVLGILLAIAVYKIFPANAGDIALAAAKGKKLHVEAMPVVAAVAALMAVWWMTEAIALPATALVPMVAFPVLGVDAFKVVAAPYASDTIYLFMGGFVLALAMQRWNLHTRIALAIVLLVGTSPRRLVAGFMVATGFLSMWVSNTATAIMMLPVGLSVLHLVGRLTTQKWTFTAIEDVANLDEISRKGVQGGVMNTIFHKGRDIAKEIKEKTSSFSSNFGISLMLGIAYAASIGSVGTIIGTPPNALLVAYMKNEFSIEIGFFDWMLVGVPLSVVMLAACWFLLTYVLFKPEIGEIPNGKKVIQDELDKLGPITVPEKLVGVIFVAAATCWISLGFVLKSFDIKIASLDAIIAMSTAILLFIVPANKSGERLIDWDSAKKLPWDILILFGGGLSLSAQFSSSGLSLWIGHQVSALGALPIAAIIMAVVTLVIFLTEITSNTATAAAFLPVIAGVSAGLGYTGANVMLFTIPVAMAATFAFMLPVATPPNAIAYGSGYVKISSMIKAGIWLNIIGIFLITATVVFIASAVFGLKF comes from the coding sequence ATGGCAAACCCGCATATTCCTATCGACAGAAGAACAAACCGAGTCGAGCTCATCGGGCTGGTGCTAGGCATTTTGCTAGCGATTGCGGTTTATAAAATTTTCCCCGCAAACGCCGGAGATATCGCTCTAGCAGCGGCAAAGGGCAAAAAACTGCACGTAGAAGCCATGCCCGTCGTTGCCGCCGTAGCCGCACTGATGGCGGTGTGGTGGATGACCGAGGCCATCGCCCTACCCGCGACCGCCCTGGTGCCGATGGTGGCGTTTCCGGTGCTAGGCGTCGACGCGTTTAAGGTGGTCGCAGCGCCGTATGCTTCGGACACGATATATCTTTTTATGGGCGGATTCGTGCTAGCCCTTGCTATGCAAAGGTGGAATCTACACACTAGAATCGCCCTTGCCATCGTACTTTTAGTCGGCACGAGTCCTAGGCGGCTGGTGGCGGGGTTTATGGTGGCGACGGGATTTTTATCCATGTGGGTGAGCAACACCGCAACCGCTATAATGATGCTGCCTGTGGGCCTTAGCGTACTGCATCTGGTAGGACGCCTAACGACTCAAAAATGGACGTTTACGGCAATCGAAGACGTGGCGAATTTAGACGAAATTTCGCGAAAAGGCGTGCAAGGCGGCGTGATGAATACGATATTTCACAAAGGCCGCGACATCGCAAAGGAGATAAAAGAAAAAACGAGCTCCTTTAGCTCAAATTTCGGCATCTCGCTGATGCTAGGCATCGCCTACGCCGCCTCGATAGGCTCTGTTGGCACCATCATCGGCACTCCGCCAAACGCTCTGCTAGTGGCATATATGAAAAACGAATTTAGCATCGAGATCGGCTTTTTTGATTGGATGCTAGTGGGCGTACCGCTTAGCGTCGTTATGCTTGCGGCGTGCTGGTTTTTGCTCACCTACGTACTCTTTAAGCCCGAAATCGGCGAGATCCCAAACGGCAAAAAAGTAATCCAAGACGAGCTAGATAAGCTCGGCCCCATAACCGTACCGGAAAAGTTGGTAGGCGTCATCTTTGTAGCCGCCGCCACGTGCTGGATATCGCTAGGCTTTGTACTAAAATCCTTTGATATAAAAATCGCTAGCCTAGACGCCATAATCGCGATGAGTACGGCGATTTTGCTATTTATCGTGCCCGCAAACAAAAGCGGCGAACGCCTCATCGACTGGGATAGCGCCAAAAAGCTGCCGTGGGATATCCTCATACTCTTTGGCGGAGGACTGTCGCTCTCGGCGCAGTTTAGCAGCAGCGGGCTGTCGCTTTGGATCGGACATCAGGTCTCTGCTCTCGGCGCGCTACCTATCGCCGCGATCATCATGGCCGTCGTAACGCTCGTCATTTTCCTCACTGAGATAACGTCAAACACCGCTACCGCGGCAGCCTTTTTACCCGTCATCGCAGGCGTTAGCGCGGGGCTTGGCTATACCGGCGCAAACGTTATGCTATTTACGATCCCGGTCGCCATGGCGGCTACGTTTGCCTTTATGCTACCCGTCGCCACGCCGCCAAACGCCATCGCATACGGCTCTGGCTACGTAAAAATCAGCTCGATGATAAAGGCCGGAATCTGGCTAAATATCATCGGAATTTTTCTCATCACGGCGACCGTCGTATTTATCGCTTCGGCTGTTTTCGGACTTAAATTTTAA
- the uvrA gene encoding excinuclease ABC subunit UvrA, which translates to MNANDTIKITGAREHNLKNLNLEIPKNKLVVFTGLSGSGKSTLAFDTLYAEGQRRYMESLSSYARQFLDRVGKPDVDKIEGLTPAIAIDQKTTSKNPRSTVGTITEIYDYLRLLYARIGIQHCHKCGKPISKMSASDIINEIQKLPEGAKVVIYAPLVREKKGTWADLIENLRGKGYVRAQIDGVQVRLDEEIELAKTKKHTIKLIVDRIVIDADNAQRLAQDVEKALNESYGEVEIEIANAEELGLKESFIHYSEHSACFDCKISFTPLEPLSFSFNSPKGACERCDGLGIRYSLDLTKVIDEEKSIEGGAIKLLYGYNMSYYYKFLLAFCEQNGIDVKRPYCELSEDEKRLVLYGNVKEVEFFWKKNKLLRKFEGALKITHGLLKDYKDFDEYMSEKVCDDCGGHRLKPQSLAVKVAGRGIGEILDMSIGNCTAFFSDESNFSYLSEYDKTIAKPIFKEINERLFFLYDVGLGYLSLGRDARTISGGEAQRIRIASQIGSGLSGVMYVLDEPSIGLHERDTLKLIKTLRNLQAKGNSVIVVEHDKKTIEEADYIVDIGPGAGKFGGQIVFAGDVKSLLDSSTQTALYINGEKEIDYRKDRKIDTWLEISNVNINNISNLSARFPLRNLVGITGVSGSGKSSLVLQTLLPEAQEQLNRAKKVKKVAGVNLSGLENLDKVIYLDQSPIGRTPRSNPATYTGVMDEIRGLFAQTKEAKLRGYKIGRFSFNVKGGRCEKCQGEGEITIEMHFLPDVNVVCDSCGGTRYNAQTLEILYKGKSIADVLNMSIDEAVEFFKSVPKIASKLTTLQDVGLGYITLGQNAVTLSGGEAQRVKLAKELSRSDTGNTLYILDEPTTGLHFADVDRLVRVLHHLVDLGNSVFVIEHNMDVIKNCDYIVDMGPEGGAKGGKIIAQGSVKEVAKNHAKTGSYTGKFLAEELENMKNAAKKAKKK; encoded by the coding sequence ATGAACGCAAACGACACCATAAAAATCACGGGCGCGCGCGAGCACAACCTAAAAAATTTAAATCTTGAAATTCCGAAAAACAAGCTCGTAGTTTTCACCGGACTTAGCGGTAGCGGCAAGAGTACGCTAGCCTTTGACACGCTTTATGCCGAGGGACAGCGCAGGTATATGGAGAGCCTTAGTAGCTACGCCAGGCAGTTTTTAGACCGCGTGGGTAAGCCAGACGTCGATAAGATCGAGGGTCTAACGCCCGCTATCGCGATAGATCAAAAAACCACGTCCAAAAATCCGCGCTCGACCGTGGGCACGATAACGGAAATTTACGACTACCTACGCCTTCTATACGCTCGCATCGGCATCCAGCACTGCCACAAGTGCGGCAAACCGATCTCTAAAATGTCGGCTAGCGATATCATAAACGAGATCCAAAAGCTCCCCGAGGGCGCCAAAGTCGTCATCTACGCTCCGCTCGTACGCGAGAAAAAGGGCACGTGGGCGGATTTGATCGAAAATTTACGCGGCAAAGGCTACGTGCGTGCCCAGATAGACGGCGTGCAGGTGCGCTTAGACGAGGAGATCGAGCTAGCTAAAACCAAAAAACACACGATAAAGCTCATCGTAGACCGCATCGTGATAGACGCGGATAACGCGCAACGCCTGGCCCAGGACGTAGAAAAAGCGCTAAATGAAAGCTACGGCGAGGTCGAGATCGAGATCGCAAACGCCGAAGAACTCGGGCTAAAAGAGAGCTTCATCCACTACAGCGAGCACTCGGCGTGCTTTGATTGTAAAATTTCGTTTACGCCGCTTGAGCCGCTTAGCTTTAGCTTCAACTCCCCAAAAGGCGCGTGCGAGAGGTGCGACGGACTGGGTATCAGATATAGCCTGGATCTAACCAAAGTGATCGACGAGGAAAAAAGCATCGAAGGCGGCGCGATAAAGCTGCTCTACGGCTACAACATGAGCTATTATTATAAATTTTTACTGGCTTTTTGCGAGCAAAACGGCATCGACGTAAAGCGCCCCTACTGCGAGCTTAGCGAGGACGAGAAGCGCCTCGTACTCTACGGCAACGTAAAAGAGGTCGAGTTTTTCTGGAAGAAAAACAAGCTGTTGCGCAAATTTGAAGGCGCGCTAAAAATCACGCACGGGCTTCTAAAAGACTACAAGGACTTTGATGAATACATGAGCGAGAAGGTCTGCGACGACTGCGGCGGACACAGGCTAAAGCCTCAAAGCCTAGCCGTCAAGGTCGCAGGCCGCGGTATCGGCGAAATTTTAGACATGAGTATCGGAAACTGCACCGCGTTTTTTTCGGACGAGTCAAATTTTAGCTACCTTAGCGAATACGATAAAACGATAGCAAAGCCGATATTTAAGGAGATAAACGAGAGGCTGTTTTTCCTCTACGACGTGGGGCTGGGGTATCTCTCGCTCGGACGCGACGCGCGTACGATTAGCGGCGGCGAAGCGCAGCGTATCAGGATCGCTAGCCAGATCGGATCGGGTCTTAGCGGCGTGATGTACGTGCTAGACGAGCCTAGCATCGGTCTGCACGAGCGCGATACGCTAAAGCTCATCAAAACCCTGCGAAATTTGCAAGCCAAAGGCAACTCCGTGATCGTAGTCGAGCATGATAAAAAGACGATCGAGGAGGCCGACTACATCGTGGATATCGGGCCTGGAGCGGGGAAATTCGGCGGGCAGATAGTTTTTGCCGGCGACGTGAAAAGCCTGCTTGACTCAAGTACGCAAACCGCGCTTTACATAAACGGCGAAAAGGAAATCGACTACCGAAAAGACCGAAAAATCGACACTTGGCTTGAAATCTCAAACGTAAATATCAACAACATATCAAATTTAAGCGCGCGCTTTCCGCTGCGAAATTTAGTCGGTATCACGGGGGTTTCTGGTTCGGGTAAAAGCTCGCTCGTTCTGCAAACCCTGCTGCCTGAAGCCCAGGAGCAGCTAAACCGCGCCAAAAAGGTAAAAAAGGTCGCGGGAGTAAATTTGAGCGGACTAGAAAATCTAGACAAAGTGATCTACCTCGATCAAAGCCCTATCGGCCGCACTCCGCGCTCAAATCCGGCCACCTACACGGGCGTGATGGACGAGATCAGAGGGCTTTTTGCCCAGACTAAGGAAGCCAAACTGCGAGGTTACAAGATCGGCAGGTTTAGCTTTAACGTCAAGGGCGGACGCTGCGAAAAGTGCCAAGGCGAGGGCGAGATAACGATCGAGATGCACTTTTTGCCCGACGTAAACGTCGTTTGCGACTCATGCGGCGGCACTCGTTACAACGCGCAGACGCTAGAAATCCTCTACAAAGGCAAAAGTATCGCCGACGTGCTAAATATGAGCATCGACGAGGCGGTGGAGTTTTTTAAATCCGTGCCCAAAATCGCTAGCAAACTAACGACGCTGCAAGACGTCGGCCTAGGCTACATCACGCTGGGACAAAACGCCGTGACGCTAAGCGGCGGCGAGGCGCAGCGTGTAAAACTGGCAAAGGAGCTCAGTCGCTCGGATACTGGAAATACGCTCTATATCCTTGATGAGCCGACTACGGGGCTGCATTTTGCCGACGTCGATAGGCTCGTGCGCGTGTTGCACCATCTCGTAGATCTTGGCAACTCGGTCTTTGTCATCGAGCACAACATGGACGTCATCAAAAACTGCGACTACATCGTCGATATGGGGCCAGAAGGCGGCGCTAAGGGTGGTAAAATCATCGCGCAGGGCAGCGTAAAAGAGGTCGCTAAAAATCACGCAAAAACAGGCAGCTACACGGGTAAATTTTTAGCCGAGGAGCTGGAAAATATGAAAAACGCGGCAAAAAAGGCGAAGAAAAAATAA
- a CDS encoding molybdopterin-dependent oxidoreductase: MKRRDFLKLGALAAASAQAKQFDAAAQAIFDEQMGLCANKFGAFYVKTIGGRVVGTEPFEGDAMPTVLNNALSDHIQNETRVKYPYVRKSFLADPSNPKPELRGKEPFVRVSWDEAIKLSAKILKENFDKYGSEAIYGQLYQWGSLGKVGHSQRTAKRMLNALGGYVSELGGYSYGAATAFLPHVTGSIDPTHNPTRWEGVVKEAKTIVFWGTNPVVSNKIAIGVPMHNSYAYYEIMKEKFKKGEMKIYSVDVYRNETAEYFGAHYLAVRPCTDTAMLIGLCDYLYENGLYDKEFIERYTVGFDKFKEYFTGAKDGVKKDLAWASKICGVSEKELKSLADTLAKKDTLIVTGYAIQRQHHGEMAYWALITLAAMLGDIGKTGRGYVMNDQMHKNADISFIAPKLQAFNPAVNEKYVAPQGKLAKAKYHEIPNSRLIDAIMEPGKEIERNGKKYVMPHIRVMFNANGSTFTRHPDTNRAVAAMKKIEAIITTEPFWTSTARLSDIVLPAALECERTDIEFANSTSEYLFAIKPLVKPAGESKSDFEIARLICAQWSEEYEQAFSEGKTELEWVREIYENAAKQAEGMGIAMPKFEEFWQKGYVKFDKIDEKKRYFTNYADFRADPEKNALKTPSGKIELYSEAVEKLGYADCPPHATWMEPFEWLGGDVSKYPIAISGAHSKFRLHSQLNSSLIRNYAEIAGREPALISPATAKARGIKTGDVVRIYNDRGEILCGALVSDTAQDNVVIVSEGAWYDPAVWGEKSLCKHGNINVLTRDVPSSQLSQSNTAHTSMAQIEKFKGELPSVTAFDRPATIEA, encoded by the coding sequence ATGAAAAGACGAGATTTTCTAAAACTAGGCGCGCTGGCGGCGGCATCAGCGCAGGCAAAGCAGTTTGACGCGGCGGCGCAGGCGATATTTGACGAACAGATGGGGCTTTGCGCGAATAAATTCGGCGCGTTTTACGTAAAAACCATCGGTGGCAGGGTTGTCGGCACCGAGCCCTTTGAGGGCGACGCGATGCCAACGGTGCTAAACAACGCCCTAAGCGATCACATCCAAAACGAAACGCGCGTAAAATACCCATACGTGCGCAAAAGCTTCCTAGCCGATCCCTCAAATCCAAAACCGGAGCTTCGCGGCAAAGAGCCCTTCGTGCGCGTTAGCTGGGACGAGGCGATAAAGCTAAGCGCCAAAATTTTAAAAGAAAACTTCGACAAATACGGCTCTGAGGCCATTTACGGGCAGCTTTATCAGTGGGGCAGCCTAGGCAAGGTCGGCCACTCACAGCGCACCGCAAAGCGCATGCTAAACGCGCTAGGAGGCTACGTGAGCGAGCTTGGCGGCTATTCATACGGCGCGGCGACGGCGTTTTTGCCCCACGTGACCGGTTCAATCGATCCGACGCATAATCCTACGCGCTGGGAAGGCGTGGTAAAGGAGGCTAAAACGATCGTGTTTTGGGGTACGAACCCAGTCGTCTCAAACAAGATCGCCATCGGCGTACCGATGCATAACTCCTACGCCTACTACGAGATTATGAAAGAAAAATTTAAAAAAGGCGAGATGAAAATTTACAGCGTCGACGTTTACCGCAACGAAACGGCGGAGTATTTCGGCGCGCACTATCTTGCCGTGCGCCCATGCACCGATACGGCAATGCTGATCGGGCTTTGCGATTATCTTTACGAAAACGGGCTTTACGACAAAGAATTTATTGAGCGCTACACGGTTGGGTTTGATAAATTTAAAGAGTATTTCACGGGCGCGAAAGACGGCGTGAAAAAGGATCTTGCGTGGGCGAGTAAAATTTGCGGCGTGAGCGAAAAGGAGCTAAAAAGCCTAGCCGATACGCTAGCTAAAAAAGACACGCTTATAGTTACCGGCTACGCGATACAGCGACAGCACCACGGCGAGATGGCGTACTGGGCGCTCATCACGCTGGCTGCGATGCTAGGCGACATCGGCAAGACTGGGCGCGGCTACGTGATGAACGATCAGATGCATAAAAACGCCGACATTAGCTTCATCGCGCCAAAGCTTCAGGCTTTTAATCCCGCGGTAAACGAAAAATATGTCGCCCCGCAAGGCAAGCTGGCTAAGGCCAAATACCACGAGATACCAAACAGCAGACTCATAGACGCGATCATGGAGCCGGGCAAAGAAATCGAGCGCAACGGCAAAAAATACGTCATGCCGCACATCCGCGTGATGTTTAACGCCAACGGCTCGACCTTCACCCGCCATCCCGACACCAACCGCGCGGTCGCAGCGATGAAAAAGATCGAAGCGATCATCACTACCGAGCCCTTTTGGACGAGTACGGCGAGGCTCAGCGACATCGTGCTGCCGGCAGCGCTAGAGTGCGAGCGCACGGACATAGAGTTTGCAAACTCGACTAGCGAGTACCTCTTTGCGATTAAGCCGCTAGTAAAGCCCGCGGGCGAGAGTAAGAGCGACTTTGAGATCGCGCGGCTCATCTGCGCGCAGTGGAGCGAGGAGTACGAGCAGGCCTTTAGCGAGGGTAAAACGGAGCTTGAGTGGGTGCGCGAGATCTACGAAAACGCCGCCAAGCAAGCCGAGGGCATGGGCATAGCGATGCCTAAATTTGAGGAGTTTTGGCAAAAAGGCTACGTCAAATTTGATAAGATCGATGAGAAAAAGCGGTACTTCACAAACTACGCGGACTTCCGCGCCGATCCCGAGAAAAACGCGCTAAAAACCCCGTCGGGCAAGATCGAGCTCTACTCCGAGGCGGTCGAAAAGCTAGGTTACGCCGACTGCCCGCCGCACGCGACGTGGATGGAGCCGTTTGAGTGGCTGGGCGGCGACGTGAGCAAGTATCCTATCGCCATCAGCGGCGCGCACTCTAAATTTAGACTCCATTCGCAGCTAAACAGCTCGCTCATCCGCAACTACGCCGAGATCGCAGGCCGCGAACCCGCGCTAATTAGCCCCGCCACGGCAAAGGCGCGCGGCATCAAAACGGGCGACGTAGTAAGGATATACAACGACCGAGGCGAGATCCTCTGCGGCGCGCTGGTAAGCGATACCGCGCAAGATAACGTCGTGATCGTGAGCGAGGGCGCATGGTACGATCCAGCCGTCTGGGGCGAGAAAAGCCTATGCAAACACGGCAACATAAACGTGCTAACGAGGGACGTACCGAGCTCGCAGCTATCGCAAAGCAACACCGCGCACACGAGCATGGCGCAGATAGAGAAATTTAAAGGCGAACTGCCGAGCGTAACGGCGTTTGATAGGCCCGCGACGATAGAGGCTTAG
- a CDS encoding DJ-1/PfpI family protein has translation MKALNVLLFDGFTMMDALGPAEALSRAREGEQKCYEIEYFSVEGGLVGSSASAKIWTRKLDEMVKFDVLLVPGGFAARQLAHEGEFIAILGELARRHEYVITACTGSVLLAKTGLLDGIEATSNKLSWQWAISEALDVRWIRAAGRCASGKF, from the coding sequence ATGAAGGCGCTAAACGTTTTGCTTTTTGACGGATTTACTATGATGGACGCGCTGGGGCCTGCCGAGGCGCTATCTCGGGCTCGAGAGGGCGAGCAAAAATGCTACGAGATAGAGTATTTTTCGGTTGAGGGCGGGCTCGTGGGTAGTAGCGCGAGCGCTAAAATTTGGACGCGAAAGCTAGATGAGATGGTTAAATTTGACGTCTTGCTCGTGCCGGGCGGTTTTGCGGCGAGACAGCTTGCGCATGAGGGCGAGTTTATCGCTATTTTGGGCGAGCTAGCGCGCAGACACGAGTACGTGATCACGGCGTGTACGGGCTCGGTTTTGCTAGCTAAAACAGGACTTTTGGACGGTATTGAGGCTACTAGCAATAAGCTATCTTGGCAGTGGGCGATCTCGGAGGCTTTGGACGTGCGCTGGATACGCGCGGCCGGGCGGTGCGCTAGCGGGAAATTTTAG